In one Arenibacter antarcticus genomic region, the following are encoded:
- a CDS encoding DNA polymerase III subunit delta', which yields MLFKDILGLSHIKNHLTSSADAGRVPHAQLFIGPEGCGTLPMALSYVQYLLCGNTNGENNTGNSSCNVKCNSLSHPDVHFAFPVSNSDKVKSHAVSDHYLVEWRQFVKDQPYGNLFDWYKFIGIDNKQGQIGVDEAQDMVKKLSLKSYEGGYKAMIIWMAEKMNTATANKLLKLIEEPPDKTVLILIAEDEEQIIQTILSRCQLLRFPSVAEEAIVRALEDRGVGREDALRISHEANGNFNKALDFMNNDSEDLVFEKWFVQWVRSAFRAKGNKGAIHDLIAWSELVAKTGRETQKKFLSYCMSVMRQALLINYNAKDLAFMSIHVEGFQLEKFAPFIHEGNIQLIVKELEDASYHIERNGNSKLILMDLSIKLTRLLHTKSI from the coding sequence ATGTTATTTAAGGATATTTTAGGGCTTTCTCATATAAAGAACCATCTGACTTCCAGTGCTGATGCTGGACGGGTTCCACACGCACAACTTTTTATTGGTCCCGAAGGCTGTGGCACGCTGCCCATGGCGTTAAGCTATGTGCAGTATTTATTATGTGGAAATACCAATGGGGAAAATAATACTGGCAACAGTAGCTGCAATGTAAAATGCAACTCCTTGTCCCATCCCGATGTGCATTTTGCTTTTCCAGTGTCCAACTCGGATAAGGTTAAGAGTCATGCTGTAAGTGATCATTATTTGGTGGAATGGCGGCAATTTGTAAAGGATCAACCCTATGGCAATCTGTTTGATTGGTATAAATTTATCGGGATAGACAATAAACAAGGGCAAATTGGGGTTGATGAAGCACAGGATATGGTTAAAAAACTCTCCCTGAAATCATACGAAGGAGGATATAAGGCCATGATCATTTGGATGGCAGAAAAAATGAACACCGCCACTGCCAATAAATTATTAAAACTTATAGAGGAACCACCCGATAAAACCGTCTTAATCTTGATTGCTGAGGATGAGGAGCAGATTATTCAGACTATTTTGTCGCGATGTCAACTATTGCGTTTTCCCTCAGTGGCTGAAGAAGCTATAGTGCGCGCCTTGGAAGATAGGGGAGTAGGTAGGGAAGATGCGCTTAGAATTTCTCATGAGGCCAACGGTAATTTTAATAAGGCATTGGATTTCATGAACAATGATTCCGAAGATCTAGTTTTTGAAAAGTGGTTTGTACAGTGGGTGCGATCCGCTTTTAGGGCCAAAGGCAACAAAGGCGCTATTCATGATCTAATTGCTTGGAGCGAACTGGTGGCAAAAACAGGAAGAGAAACACAAAAGAAATTCTTAAGCTATTGTATGTCTGTTATGAGACAGGCACTTTTGATTAATTATAACGCCAAAGATCTGGCTTTTATGAGTATCCATGTAGAGGGATTTCAATTGGAGAAATTTGCACCTTTTATACATGAAGGCAACATTCAGTTAATTGTAAAGGAATTGGAAGATGCCAGTTATCACATTGAAAGAAATGGAAATTCCAAATTGATATTAATGGACCTTTCTATAAAACTAACGCGACTATTGCACACTAAGTCGATTTAA
- a CDS encoding phosphoglycerate kinase, producing MKTINDFNFKHKKALVRVDFNVPLDADLKVADDNRIVAAKPTIIKILEDGGSAILMSHLGRPNGQVTSALSLKHILKKVSEVIGVTVKFSEDCVGPKAEKAVADLKSGEVLLLENLRFHSEEEKGDENFAKQLSQLGDIYVNDAFGTAHRAHASTTIVAKFFPEQKCFGFLLAKEIEAIEKVMRTGEKPITAILGGAKVSSKITIIENILDKVDHLIIGGGMTYTFVKAKGGKVGDSICEDDKMELALEILAEAKKKGVEVHIPVDVLAADDFSKDANTKVVNSDEIPEGWQGLDAGPKTLENFKKVILNSKTILWNGPVGVFEMEPFANGTIAVGNYIAEATKNGAFSLVGGGDSVAAVKQFGFEDKVSYVSTGGGAMLESLEGKDLPGIAAILE from the coding sequence ATGAAAACCATCAACGATTTCAATTTTAAACATAAAAAAGCATTAGTAAGAGTAGATTTCAATGTCCCCTTGGATGCTGATTTAAAGGTAGCGGACGACAATAGGATTGTTGCTGCCAAACCCACTATTATAAAAATCTTGGAAGACGGTGGTAGTGCGATACTCATGAGCCATTTAGGAAGACCTAATGGACAGGTAACCTCAGCGCTTTCGTTGAAACATATCCTTAAAAAAGTTTCAGAAGTAATCGGGGTAACGGTAAAATTTTCCGAAGATTGTGTTGGTCCTAAGGCAGAAAAAGCAGTGGCTGATCTAAAGAGTGGTGAGGTTTTATTACTCGAAAATCTTAGATTTCATTCCGAAGAAGAAAAAGGAGATGAAAATTTCGCCAAACAATTATCGCAATTAGGGGATATTTATGTAAACGATGCATTTGGTACAGCCCATAGGGCGCATGCTTCCACCACCATAGTAGCCAAATTTTTCCCGGAACAAAAATGTTTCGGATTTTTGTTGGCAAAGGAAATAGAAGCCATAGAAAAAGTGATGCGTACTGGGGAAAAGCCTATAACTGCCATTCTTGGTGGAGCAAAGGTCTCCTCAAAAATTACGATCATAGAGAATATCCTAGATAAAGTAGACCACCTGATCATTGGCGGCGGAATGACTTATACCTTTGTGAAGGCAAAAGGCGGAAAAGTGGGAGATTCTATTTGTGAGGATGATAAAATGGAACTAGCATTAGAAATTCTTGCAGAGGCCAAGAAAAAAGGGGTAGAAGTACATATTCCCGTAGACGTACTGGCAGCAGATGATTTTAGTAAAGATGCCAATACCAAGGTAGTAAATTCCGATGAGATCCCAGAAGGATGGCAAGGATTGGATGCCGGACCAAAAACCTTAGAGAATTTTAAGAAAGTAATTCTGAATTCTAAAACTATATTATGGAACGGCCCTGTAGGGGTTTTTGAAATGGAACCCTTTGCCAATGGCACTATTGCCGTGGGCAATTATATAGCCGAAGCTACCAAAAATGGAGCTTTTTCCCTTGTTGGGGGTGGCGACTCAGTTGCTGCGGTAAAACAATTTGGCTTTGAGGACAAGGTGAGTTATGTATCTACCGGTGGTGGGGCAATGTTAGAAAGCTTGGAAGGAAAAGACCTTCCAGGGATCGCTGCAATATTGGAATAA
- a CDS encoding LysM peptidoglycan-binding domain-containing protein, protein MNVTKNFLLSVLGVVSMTTLTAQETDSIPISKLNPKKAAKTVIDTTAMDMEGVEQMENMESMEQFKDNPLVLLKGQKKYALQDRKEAARYDSLWLKELYDSSTLFDSIYDDIATMEIDTVYHLSVSTDTLKARLEILNQKTPFNITYNPSLENVINSFLTRRRGLMSRMLTVSQFYFPLFEQELDNQNVPLELKYLAIVESALNPRARSRVGATGLWQFMYGTGKMYDLDVNSYVDERSDPINSTKAASKYLKKLHTIFDDWDLALAAYNSGPGNVNKAIRRSGGYKNYWNIRRNLPRETAGYVPAFLATMYIFEYAKEHGFEQQLVDRPYFETDTVHVKSMITFDQISELVDISVEELQVLNPTYKLNIIPFVKNKNYTLRLPIDALGKFVNNEDAIYAHVKNELKSEEKPLPQVVQSQDQIRYKVKSGDFLGKIAERYGVGVSQIKSWNGLRSNNLRIGQRLTIYPRKLPAAVSSSTTNRSTNSGSKVHTVKSGDSLWTISKKYPGISIDNLRKWNGISGNDIKPGTKLKLCDCSS, encoded by the coding sequence ATGAATGTGACTAAAAATTTCCTATTAAGCGTATTAGGGGTAGTCTCTATGACCACTCTTACGGCTCAAGAAACCGATTCCATCCCTATCAGCAAGTTGAACCCCAAAAAGGCAGCAAAAACTGTTATAGATACCACCGCTATGGATATGGAGGGTGTGGAGCAGATGGAAAATATGGAGTCTATGGAACAATTTAAGGATAATCCATTGGTCTTGTTAAAAGGTCAGAAAAAATATGCTTTACAAGATCGGAAGGAAGCCGCTAGGTACGATAGCCTTTGGTTAAAAGAACTCTATGATAGTTCTACACTATTCGATTCTATCTATGATGATATTGCCACTATGGAAATAGATACGGTGTACCATTTAAGTGTAAGCACCGATACTTTAAAGGCAAGGTTGGAAATACTAAATCAGAAAACGCCTTTTAATATCACTTATAACCCTTCCTTGGAAAATGTGATCAATTCTTTCCTTACCAGAAGAAGGGGCCTAATGAGCAGAATGTTGACCGTTAGTCAGTTTTACTTCCCTTTGTTTGAACAGGAATTGGACAATCAGAACGTTCCTTTAGAACTAAAATATCTAGCCATTGTGGAATCGGCCTTAAACCCTCGGGCACGATCTAGGGTGGGTGCAACTGGTTTATGGCAATTTATGTACGGTACGGGGAAAATGTACGATCTGGATGTAAATAGTTATGTGGACGAAAGAAGCGACCCCATAAACTCTACCAAGGCAGCAAGTAAGTATTTAAAAAAGTTACACACTATTTTTGATGATTGGGATTTAGCCCTCGCCGCTTACAATTCGGGGCCAGGAAATGTAAACAAAGCCATTAGACGCTCTGGAGGATATAAGAATTATTGGAATATCAGGAGGAATCTTCCACGTGAAACCGCTGGATACGTTCCTGCTTTTTTGGCAACCATGTATATTTTTGAGTATGCCAAAGAGCATGGATTTGAACAACAGCTAGTAGACCGACCCTATTTTGAGACAGATACGGTACATGTAAAAAGTATGATCACTTTCGACCAAATTTCAGAATTGGTAGATATTAGCGTGGAAGAACTTCAGGTCTTAAATCCCACCTATAAATTAAACATTATTCCGTTTGTAAAGAATAAAAATTATACCCTTCGTCTCCCCATTGATGCCTTGGGCAAATTTGTCAACAATGAAGACGCTATTTACGCACATGTGAAGAACGAGCTGAAATCCGAGGAAAAGCCACTGCCACAAGTTGTGCAATCGCAAGACCAAATTAGATATAAGGTGAAAAGCGGCGATTTTCTAGGCAAGATAGCTGAAAGATATGGAGTTGGGGTTAGTCAGATAAAAAGTTGGAACGGTTTAAGGAGCAATAATCTAAGAATTGGCCAACGGTTAACTATTTACCCAAGAAAACTTCCAGCTGCAGTAAGCAGTAGTACCACAAACAGGAGTACTAACAGTGGTTCTAAAGTGCATACTGTTAAGAGTGGAGACTCCCTTTGGACCATCTCCAAAAAATATCCAGGAATTAGTATCGATAATTTACGAAAGTGGAACGGTATTAGTGGTAACGATATAAAACCGGGCACAAAACTAAAATTGTGCGACTGTTCATCGTAA
- a CDS encoding DUF4837 family protein codes for MKKIGLLFLSTFLLLISCNSTPKKTYLPESIGAINSVAIVIDNQLWEGAVGDRVRQHFAAPVLGLSWEEPLFTINQMPAKVFSGSLLNTRSVLFIAIDTLSLGHIKTDMYATPQKIGVIKGTTEEEIIKNLDAKADEMIKAFKDLEIEEAQKRFLKSLNKDKVLEEKLGITLSLPSIYKVGKEENNFIWIDRQIQKGTMNIIAYEVPGNYFKSDSTLVTDIVKMRDSIGKLYIPGPDVPGKITYMITEKAFSPYVFPAEISGRKAAEVRGIWEINNYPMAGPFLTYIINDDKNDRKVVIEGFVFAPATEKRDYMFELEAILKTVQFSDKQK; via the coding sequence ATGAAAAAAATTGGGCTTCTTTTTTTGTCGACATTTCTCTTGTTGATTTCCTGCAATTCCACGCCAAAAAAAACCTATTTACCAGAGTCTATTGGCGCTATTAATTCTGTAGCCATAGTGATAGACAATCAGCTATGGGAAGGAGCGGTAGGAGACCGGGTAAGGCAGCATTTTGCGGCCCCTGTACTGGGACTTTCTTGGGAAGAGCCACTTTTCACCATTAACCAAATGCCCGCAAAAGTATTTTCAGGCTCCCTTCTAAATACAAGATCAGTACTATTTATTGCAATAGACACCTTAAGCTTGGGGCATATAAAAACAGACATGTACGCTACTCCACAGAAAATAGGGGTAATTAAAGGCACCACAGAAGAGGAAATAATAAAAAATCTAGATGCTAAGGCCGATGAAATGATTAAAGCGTTTAAGGATTTAGAAATCGAGGAGGCCCAAAAGCGTTTCCTAAAATCCTTGAACAAGGATAAAGTTCTGGAGGAAAAGTTAGGGATAACCCTTTCTCTACCCTCCATTTACAAAGTTGGGAAAGAGGAGAACAACTTTATTTGGATCGATAGACAGATTCAAAAAGGAACTATGAATATAATTGCCTATGAAGTTCCTGGGAATTATTTTAAAAGCGATTCTACCCTGGTTACCGACATTGTAAAAATGCGAGATTCTATTGGAAAACTATACATTCCCGGACCGGATGTTCCCGGAAAGATCACCTATATGATAACAGAAAAGGCATTTTCCCCTTATGTTTTTCCTGCGGAAATTTCAGGCAGAAAAGCCGCTGAGGTAAGAGGAATTTGGGAAATAAACAACTACCCTATGGCCGGCCCCTTCCTCACCTATATTATCAATGACGATAAGAACGACAGAAAGGTGGTGATCGAAGGATTTGTTTTTGCCCCAGCCACCGAAAAAAGGGACTATATGTTTGAATTGGAAGCTATTTTAAAGACCGTACAGTTCAGCGATAAACAAAAGTAA
- a CDS encoding DUF6747 family protein: MKKVILLKEIYLEAFRNLGHIILKRYFKAFSVFCFFLLVVVIYAFIFRVSTGFTF, encoded by the coding sequence ATGAAAAAAGTGATACTCTTGAAAGAAATCTATTTAGAAGCATTTAGAAACCTAGGGCACATCATATTAAAGAGATACTTTAAGGCCTTCTCGGTTTTTTGCTTTTTTCTATTGGTGGTGGTTATTTATGCATTTATATTCAGGGTGTCTACTGGATTCACCTTTTAA
- a CDS encoding OmpA family protein: MKKVFALIIFLVMTGFYGQNKNDDFSKGSGLAANTFPISPKQITESISAHEDGEYGMETAFRENAINIKQFENQFNNTPGFYIISNVFKSEAYLIENLENLQKKGFDAGFLFNPEDQLNYLYLQRFETWQEALQACKTKLNGSYTKEVWVMIAPNGVDQEEPTSLVLNENIEKRSESKEDISLEMVSYEMLTTLAEKEDPLRAGRPTNGNSWIKKANEYFDKMWYAEAASFYEKALEKNPGNYSLEILQKAGDSHYFNTNMERAYFWYDKMYDKYKEDINPNYLFRYAHTLKGSGKYGRAKRMMRLYNRKAKGADIEQNQDEDYFEADANEVVLDNILSTTHESSLKNLSVNSKYSEFAPMFYSDNEMVFSSSRDSSFFNTRRYKWNDQPFLDLYVAKINEESLEVKDAIKFSKRINTKYHEAAVTFSADNATMYFTRNNYVKKLGKDKNGMSHLKIYVSKKVDGEWTEAKELPFNSDSYSTGHPALSPDGKKLYFVSDMPGSIGETDIFVVDVLGEDQFSEPKNLGPKVNSERKEMFPFVTNKKLYFSSNGRIGLGGLDIYEAVLGEDGGFLEAINLGLPINSKNDDFSYIVNEDNNKGFFASNRTGGKGDDDLYSFERMIPEEVVKNAIAGTVVELITGAVMPNALVTLLDDNNIKLKEIVTDDDGSFVFEDLDSNTKYSVQISNTEFFDNVILAETKKNEVVAMEFQMKKLKEMIILEDGIRKLKTDMIFFDFDKSYIRKDAAVELDKLVEVMSQNKDMVIKIESHTDSRGPAVYNKYLSDKRAKSSRNYLISKGISKDRIESAIGYGEEQLLNECKDGIRCNRQKHELNRRSEFIIVKM; this comes from the coding sequence ATGAAAAAAGTATTTGCCCTTATCATTTTCCTTGTGATGACTGGATTCTACGGTCAGAATAAAAACGATGACTTTTCTAAGGGGTCAGGGCTGGCCGCAAATACATTTCCCATTTCTCCGAAGCAGATTACAGAATCCATTTCAGCCCACGAAGATGGGGAGTACGGCATGGAAACTGCCTTTAGGGAAAATGCTATAAATATTAAACAATTTGAAAACCAGTTTAACAATACACCGGGATTTTATATTATTTCCAATGTGTTCAAGAGCGAAGCTTATTTGATTGAAAACCTTGAAAATCTTCAGAAGAAAGGATTTGATGCAGGATTTTTATTTAATCCTGAAGATCAGTTGAACTATTTATATCTACAAAGATTTGAAACTTGGCAAGAAGCCTTGCAGGCTTGTAAAACCAAGTTAAATGGCTCCTATACTAAGGAGGTTTGGGTTATGATAGCTCCAAATGGGGTAGACCAAGAGGAACCCACATCACTTGTTTTAAATGAAAATATTGAGAAAAGATCGGAATCTAAAGAGGATATTTCCTTGGAAATGGTTAGTTATGAGATGTTGACTACCCTCGCCGAGAAAGAAGATCCTCTTAGGGCAGGTAGGCCTACCAATGGAAATTCATGGATAAAAAAGGCGAATGAATACTTTGATAAAATGTGGTATGCAGAAGCGGCTTCGTTCTATGAAAAAGCATTGGAAAAAAACCCTGGGAATTACAGTTTAGAAATACTCCAAAAAGCAGGGGATTCGCATTACTTCAACACTAATATGGAGCGTGCTTATTTTTGGTATGATAAAATGTACGATAAGTATAAGGAGGATATAAACCCCAATTATCTTTTTAGATACGCACATACTTTAAAAGGGTCAGGTAAATACGGTCGGGCTAAACGAATGATGCGGCTTTATAATAGGAAGGCAAAAGGGGCTGATATTGAGCAAAACCAAGATGAAGATTATTTTGAGGCTGATGCAAATGAAGTGGTATTGGACAATATTCTTAGTACAACACATGAGTCGAGCTTGAAAAACTTGTCTGTAAATTCTAAATATTCAGAATTTGCACCAATGTTCTACAGTGACAATGAAATGGTCTTTTCGTCTTCTAGAGACTCATCTTTTTTTAATACTAGACGGTATAAGTGGAACGATCAACCCTTTTTGGATTTATATGTTGCCAAGATCAATGAGGAGTCACTGGAAGTGAAAGATGCCATTAAATTTTCTAAAAGAATAAATACAAAATATCATGAGGCGGCGGTTACTTTTTCTGCAGATAATGCTACCATGTATTTTACACGTAATAACTATGTAAAGAAATTGGGTAAGGATAAAAATGGTATGAGCCATTTAAAGATTTATGTTTCTAAAAAGGTAGACGGCGAATGGACGGAGGCAAAGGAATTACCATTTAATAGCGATTCGTATTCCACAGGCCATCCGGCCCTGAGTCCCGATGGGAAAAAGCTATATTTTGTTTCAGATATGCCTGGGAGTATTGGGGAGACCGATATTTTTGTGGTTGATGTTCTGGGAGAAGATCAATTTTCCGAGCCCAAAAACCTGGGACCAAAGGTCAATTCTGAACGTAAGGAAATGTTCCCCTTTGTCACCAATAAAAAGTTATACTTTTCCTCTAACGGGAGAATTGGACTTGGCGGATTGGATATCTATGAAGCGGTATTAGGCGAGGACGGCGGATTTTTGGAGGCCATAAATCTTGGGTTGCCCATAAACAGTAAAAATGACGATTTCTCTTATATTGTAAACGAGGATAACAATAAGGGATTTTTTGCCTCTAACAGAACTGGTGGTAAAGGGGACGACGATCTTTACAGTTTTGAACGGATGATACCGGAGGAGGTAGTAAAGAACGCTATAGCCGGAACCGTGGTAGAACTTATTACGGGGGCGGTAATGCCTAACGCGCTAGTGACCTTATTGGATGATAACAACATTAAATTGAAGGAAATAGTAACGGACGATGATGGGTCCTTCGTTTTTGAGGATTTGGATTCGAACACGAAATATTCGGTTCAAATTTCTAACACCGAATTTTTTGATAATGTGATACTTGCTGAGACTAAGAAAAATGAAGTGGTAGCTATGGAGTTTCAGATGAAAAAATTGAAGGAAATGATCATTTTAGAAGACGGAATTAGAAAGCTTAAAACTGATATGATTTTCTTCGATTTTGACAAATCCTATATAAGAAAGGATGCGGCTGTGGAGTTGGATAAATTGGTAGAAGTTATGAGCCAAAACAAGGACATGGTTATTAAGATCGAATCCCATACAGATTCAAGGGGTCCTGCGGTATATAATAAGTACCTATCGGATAAAAGAGCAAAGTCTAGCCGAAACTATTTAATCTCCAAGGGAATTTCTAAAGACCGAATAGAGAGTGCCATTGGGTATGGGGAAGAGCAATTGCTAAACGAATGTAAAGATGGAATTCGCTGTAATAGACAAAAGCATGAACTCAATAGAAGGTCCGAATTCATTATTGTGAAAATGTAA
- the tatA gene encoding twin-arginine translocase TatA/TatE family subunit, whose protein sequence is MITLNIFLAIGAPQIILVVVVILLLFGGKKIPELMRGLGSGIKEFKDASKEDEKLEDKLGEKKEN, encoded by the coding sequence ATGATAACTTTAAACATATTTTTAGCAATCGGCGCACCTCAAATCATCTTGGTTGTGGTGGTTATTTTACTACTATTTGGAGGAAAGAAGATACCAGAATTAATGCGTGGATTGGGTAGTGGCATTAAGGAATTTAAGGATGCTTCCAAGGAGGACGAAAAGTTGGAAGATAAGTTGGGAGAGAAAAAAGAAAACTAA
- a CDS encoding M23 family metallopeptidase, whose translation MAKKQKKRKEIKQKLLHKYRLVILNESTFEEKISFKLSRMNVFVTGSLFIIGLIGFTILLIAFTPLREYIPGYSSTKLKRQATELTYKTDSLVVALNYTNRYLDNIRKVLKGDIENNEINRDSLFEQYTIDPSTIDLNPIKEDSILRAQVALEDKYNLFERNINSTGRVLFTPLSGIISQGFDTESKHYAVDVVAPKDSPIKAVANGTVIFAEWTAETGYVIILEHTDGLLSVYKHNGSLNKGQGDIVRAGEVVASVGNTGELSTGPHLHFELWSNGSAINPLDFIDFK comes from the coding sequence ATGGCCAAAAAACAAAAAAAGAGAAAGGAAATAAAGCAAAAGCTTTTACACAAGTACCGTTTGGTCATCCTTAACGAAAGTACTTTTGAAGAGAAGATTTCGTTCAAACTCAGCAGAATGAACGTCTTTGTTACTGGTTCCCTATTTATCATTGGTCTAATCGGTTTTACCATTCTACTAATCGCCTTTACCCCACTCCGGGAATATATCCCTGGATACTCTTCCACTAAGCTAAAACGACAGGCTACGGAACTCACTTATAAAACTGACTCCCTAGTTGTTGCCCTAAATTATACCAATCGATATTTAGATAATATCCGAAAAGTATTAAAAGGGGATATTGAAAATAATGAAATTAATAGAGATTCCCTATTTGAACAATATACAATTGACCCTTCTACCATTGATCTAAATCCTATAAAAGAAGATTCTATTTTAAGGGCTCAAGTGGCTTTGGAAGATAAATACAATTTGTTTGAAAGAAACATCAATAGTACGGGCAGGGTATTATTTACGCCTCTAAGCGGCATTATATCCCAAGGTTTTGATACGGAGTCCAAGCACTACGCAGTAGATGTAGTAGCACCAAAGGATAGCCCTATAAAGGCTGTCGCCAACGGTACCGTAATATTTGCAGAATGGACCGCCGAAACCGGATATGTAATTATATTGGAGCACACAGACGGACTCCTAAGCGTATACAAGCATAACGGCTCCCTGAACAAGGGACAGGGCGATATAGTCCGTGCTGGGGAAGTGGTTGCCTCGGTAGGAAATACGGGGGAACTATCTACAGGGCCGCATCTTCATTTTGAACTTTGGAGTAACGGAAGTGCTATTAATCCATTGGATTTTATAGATTTTAAATAA